The Bacteroidales bacterium DNA window TATTAGTCCTGATGAACTCATGATTTTCTTTTCAAGCGACCTGCCCAATGGTGAGGGAGGAAAGGATTTATGGATGGCAGCAAGAAAAACAGCCGGTGATGAATTCGGAAAAGCCATTAATCTCGGGCCGGCAGTAAACACTGCGGGTGATGAAATGTTCCCTTTCCTGCGCAACGACACAAGCCTTTATTTTGCTTCAAATGGCCACCCCGGGATGGGTGGGCTGGATATTTTCCGCTCCACCTTTTCCAATGGGATCTGGAACAAACCCGTTAACCTTCAGTACCCGGTCAATTCAGCCGGCGACGATTTTGCCATGATTTTCAATCCTGAAGAAGATAAAGGTTTCTTTTCTTCAAACCGTAAAGGAGGCAGAGGCGGTGATGATATCTACTCATTTGAGAATCCACCTGTTCTGTTTACTCTTCAAGGGATCGTAAAGGATGATAATACTTTGCAGATTATCACCGGTGCAGTGGTGAAACTTACCGGCTCCGATGGCTCTTCAATTGAAGCCAAAACAGATGCCCGTGGGATTTATAGTTTCAATAAAGCCCAGATCAAAGCCCGCACTTCCTATGAATTGGTGTGTGTTAAGGATGATTATTTCAATAAAAAAGCCAGGGAAACCACCGTCGGATTAGAGAGTAGCAAGGATTTCACCATTGATTTTATGCTTGAAAGAATCCCGGATAAACCGGTCGTCCTGCCCGATATCCTTTACGATCTTGCAAAATGGGACCTGAAACCTCAATACCAGGATTCACTGCAGGGACTTATCAAGACACTGGACGAAAATGAAACCATTATCGTTGAGTTAGCTTCTCATACCGATTCAAGAGGTTCAGACGAAAGTAATGATGTTCTTTCGCAGAAACGTGCGGAATCAGTTGTTAATTACCTGATTGAAAGAGGGATTGATCCTGATCGTTTGGTTGCTAAAGGCTATGGTGAACGTGTTCCCCGCAAACTTGCCAAAGATGTTACTAAAGATGGATTCTCATTTAAATCCGGAACCTTACTCACAACTACATTCATTGATTCTTTAGCCACTAAACCTATACAGGAAGCGGCTCATGCATTGAACAGGAGGACAGAATTCCGTATCCTGAGCAAAGACTTTGTGCCTAAAACACAGAATAAAGCCATTGTAAGTCAAACCCAGAAAGTAACGGTTCAGATTAATCCGGAAGACAATATCCTCCGATACCTGGAGAATCCTGATCAGACAATGACTATTTCAGCCGTACTGAATGGAATCAATGTAGATATTGTGATCAGTGAAGAAGGACCTGGATTGAGCTTTTCCGAAGATCAGGTCCTGAAGCTTTTAAAAGAAGGAGCCATTGGTAAAACAGATTTCGCTGGTGATGCTGCAAAGATTCTTGGTAACAACTCAGTATCTGATAAGGCCATCTTTAATGTCGCTGAAATCAATATTGCAAATAAATCGTCATTTGACCTTGAAGGAACTGTCCTGAAGAAACAAAAAGCTGCAGTCCTGATGAATGAATCAGTCCTGAAACGTTTTGGAAAATACAGTATAGACAAAGAAAAGAAACAGATCATCTTCCAGTAGAAGCAAGCAGGACCAGCAGATGTCGGATCAGTTGAAATATACCCTTAGAGGGGTTAGTGCAGCCAAAGAGGATGTCCATGCAGCAATTAGCAAATTGGATAAGGGCTTATTCCCGAATGCTTTTTGTAAGGTTGTCCCGGATTTCCCGGGAGGGGATCAGGATTCTTGCGTAGTAATGCATGCCGATGGTGCTGGGACAAAATCGTCATTAGCATACCTCTACTGGAAAGAAACAGGAGATTTGTCTGTCTGGAAAGGAATTGCACAGGATGCCATCGTCATGAATACTGACGACCTCTTATGCGTAGGTATCACTGACGGAATATTCATATCCTCAACAATCGGCCGAAATAAAAACCTTATTCCCGGAGAAGTAATTAGTACCATTATTAACGGTACTGAAGAATTCCTGGAAAAAATGAGATCCTATGGCATCGGAATATTCTCAACCGGTGGTGAAACAGCAGATGTTGGTGACCTTGTTAGAACAATCATTGTCGACAGCACTGTTACAGCCAGGGTGAAACGCAATTCTATTATTGAGAATAAAATTGTCCCGGGTAATGTGATTGTCGGATTGGCTTCTTTTGGCCAGTCATCCTATGAAGATACGTATAATGGAGGAATGGGAAGCAATGGGCTTACTTCTGCCCGTCACGACGTATTCTCCCGTTTATATGCGGATAAATACCCGGAAAGCTATGACACACGGCTTCCTCAAGAAGTTGTTTATTGTGGGAGCAAGCAACTCACTGACCCATCCTCAATCCCGGGCCTGGACATTGGTAGACTTGTCCTCTCTCCTACCCGTACCTATGCTCCGGTAATTCATAAAATACTTGAAGAATTCAGAGGGAAGATAAATGCTATGATCCATTGCAGTGGAGGCGGACAAACCAAAGTCCTGCATTTTGCCGGGAATGTGCATATTATTAAGGATAACCTTTTCCCGATTCCACCTTTGTTTGCTTTGATCGGGGAACAATCCGGCACCTCTCTGAAAGAAATGTACCAGGTATTTAATATGGGACATCGAATGGAATTATATTTGGATCAACAATATGCTAATGACATCATTGGAATATCCAAAAGCTTTGGAATTGACGCAAGGATTATCGGCAGAGTGGAAGCTTCAGATCATAAAACATTGACTATCAAGTCCGATGAACAATTTTTCGTGTATTGAATTTAAGATAGTTATCATCATCAATTTTAAGTGGTAAATAACCAACAGTTAATTTTTCTTCAAAAACCTAAATTCTGCATGAGAATCATATCTTCAATCCTGACAGGAATATTAATCATTGTATTCATTCAGAACCAATGCATAGCCCAATCATCCCTCATCCGGATTATGAAAGCAGAGATGGAACATGAAATGAACTCCCTGAGTAAACAAGAGTATCCTGCTTACTTCATGGAATATAAAATCTTTGATCAGTATAGCCTTGGAATTCAAGCTTCTTTTGGTTCTGTTCTCACGGCAAACATCGACTCAAGTCGCTCATTTACAGCAGCCGTCAGGCTTGGAAGCTATAAAATGGACAATACGCATGCCCTGCCTGAAGGATCAAACCCCATGCTGGAACCCAGCCAGGTTATGTTACCATGGACATATGATGAACAGATACTTCGTCTGGAAATGTGGAATGCAACAGCTTATGCTTATGAGCGATCAAAAGATCAATATAAACAAGTACTGGATGCCAGGGATGATGAAGGTTTTAAACAGGATGTCGACGACTTTACTAAGGCAGATGCTTTAGTGTATTATGAAGAAGTTCCTGAAAGTATCATCAATAAATCATTGTTGGATGAGTGGAAGTTAAAATGTTCGTCTCTCTCATCACAATTTCTTGAAGATACTTCATTCATGGCAGGAACAGTGTTTTTTGCCACAAATCAGAACCGGCAACACCTTGTAACTTCTGAAGGCCAGGAAATTAGTCAGAATAAACAATCATGTATGCTGATGATCATGGGGTTAATCAGGACTACTGACAACCAATTGGCTGTGGATATGCTAACCTATTCAGTAAACGACCCTTCAGAACTGAAATCGATCGAGAATATCAGGATTGACCTGCAGCAGATGATTACACGGATGAAATTGATGAAGGATGCTCCCATTGCACAGCCATACAGTGGTCCGGCCCTGCTGTCACCGCAGGCTGCAGGCGTATTCTTTCACGAAATATTCGGACATAGGGTAGAAGGGCATCGGTTGGCAGATATGAATGATAGTCAAACATTTGGTGATAAGCTTGGTAAAACTGTTCTTCCAAAATACATCAGCATCTCTTTTGATCCTACTAGCAAAGATTATAAGGGTCAGCATCTTACCGGAAGCTATAAATATGATGATGAAGGGATCCTCGCAAAAAAGGTAAAGGTGGTTGAAAACGGAGTTTTGCAGGATTTCCTTATGTCACGAAAGCCTGTCAAAGGTTTCAACCAATCCAACGGACATGGAAGAGCCATGATAGGATCGGGAGCTGTTTCCAGGCAATCCAACATGATTGTTGAATCAGAGAAAACATATAATGAAGCGGAATTGAGGAAAAAACTGATATCTGAATGCAAACGACAGAAAAAAGAGTATGGCTATTATTTCAAACAGGTTTCAGGAGGTCTCACCTTAAACTCAGTTTATATGGCCAATGTTTTTACTGTTTTTCCTACCGAGATATACAGGGTTTATGCTGATGGAAGGCCGGATGAGATGGTGCGTCAGGTTTCACTTATTGGAACCCCGCTAACCATGTTTTCAGAAATAGAAGCCGCCGGCGATGACTCTGAATTATTCCCGGGGTTTTGTGGTGCAGAATCAGGGTCCATCCCGGTAACCATCGTATGCCCCTCCTTCTTTGTAAAGAAAATTGAAACACAGAAAACACCTGAATTTCATGTTGAGAAGCCATTCCTGGTACAACCTTCGGCTACAACAATATCATCCAATTAATCATCAGGTGAGTAGAATCCCATTGTAATAATCATTAAATATGAAATCACTTTTCAATATAGCAATCACTTTCTTTTGCTTAGGTATCACATTCGGAAGCTATGCCCAATTGACTTCAATTAATCCAGAGGAAGAAAAAATTGTTACATCAGCGCTTAAGGATGAACTATTCAGAAGTTTTCATCAACTGAATGATACTGATATGCAAAAACCGTTTTTTATTGCATATACTTTGCTCTGGGGAAAAGAGTATCGCTGCGGGGCAAAAATGGGTACAGTTTATTATGACCGGTTCGATCCGAACAATGCCGGAACCCTTAGGCTTATGGTAGGAAATTATGAATTGAATGATGAAAACTTCAATGATACCGAAAGCAATTATAATTCTGCTTCTGCATTCCGACAATTTACAACATTGCCGCAGGAGGCAGATTATTGGGCAATCAGGAGGTATTTCTGGCAAATGTCTGATGAAGTTTATCGGTCAGCAAACGACCATTATAAACATAAAATTGAAGCTATTAACAGGAAAGCTGGTAATAATCCCAACGAAGGATTGAGAGATTTCAATCCTTCTACAGCTGTTACAAATATTAAAGCACCTGAAGTCATTGAGTTCGACAGGCAGAAAATGTCAAGCCTCTTAAAGAAGTTATCAGGTATTTTTCTTGAGGATACAGTGTTTATCGATTCTGAAGCAACGTTTAATGCAAGGAATTACATGACCTATTACTATAATACTGAAGGTACTGTCCTGCATCATCCCTATACAAGTTTTTCCATCAATTTATCGGCCAATTGCTTTGATGTTAACGGAAGTACATTAATTGAAAGCATAGGATTCAATGGATTAACAATGAATGAATTACCTGGTGAAGATGAATTGGTTCAGGCTTGTCAATTAATAAAAACACGTTTATTAAACAACAGAATTCCGGATACCATCCCCGAAGACTATTCCGGCCCTGTGCTATACGAAGGAGTCTCCAGTGCCGATTACTTCAGGAAATACTTTTTTGAGGGGACAAATACACTTATTGCCTCCCGTGAGGTATTTAGTAATGAAAATCGCACGCTAGCGGTAAAGCAGAATGACAGTGATGAACAGAAGTATAATAAAAGGATTTTCTCCAAAGACCTGACTGTGTTGGATTGCCCCTCCCTGAAACAATTCCAGGGCACCCCACTCTATGGTTATTATCCGATGGATGCGGAAGGCATAGCTCCTCCCGACACCTTACTCCTGGTGGAAAATGGGGTACTGAAAAACATGTTAAATAACCGCATTCCTACTCCTAACCAGCAGGTTCCCAATGGACATTCAAGGTTCGGAGGATTATCAGTTAACGACCAGGTTGCACCCGGGGTATTGGTGGTAAATGCTAAAAATGGGAAAAGTAAGGAAGAACTGAGAAAGATGCTGTTGGAAGAAGCAGAAGACCGCAACCTCGAATATGCAATGATAGTAAGGCCTCTTTTTATCGGTAAAAATTACTGTAGCAATCAATACTTTCTGGTAAAAATAGCCGATCAGTCGGAACGATTAATTAAGGAAGATATTTCTGATAATGATAGCTATATGAAAACACAGACAGACAGGCTATTAGGATTCTCATCAACCCAAATTGTAAAAAATGATTTCTACTCTTATCTCCAGGAATTGCCGGTGAGTTTTATAGTACCGGATGCTGTGCTTGTTGAAAACGGAAATTTCAGATTTAGCAGCAATTCTCAGTATGGGACGGAGAAAAGATTGGTACCTTACCCAACCATAAAGAAAGTAAATTAAGGGTTGAAGTAAAGTTCATACATTAAGGGACTAAAACGTGAACTCCTGTCACGTTTTTGCTGTATCTGTATTTGTTATGATTTCAGCCTTTGGCATGAATAATTGCAGCAGTATTCAAAGGTATTTATCTCCTCCTTAGTCACAATCCGGACTCTTATTTCTCAGATAAAAAAGACTAACTTTGCACCCGCAAAAATGAACGCATTAATATGTTAGATAAATTAGAAGCCATTCATAGCCGTTACATCAGTATTGAGCAGCAAATCAATGATCCTGCTGTAATGTCGGATATGAAGAACTATATAAAACTCTCTAAGGATTTTAAAGAGTTGCAACCTGTTGAAGCCGCCTACAAGCAGTATAAAATGCTTACAGAAAATATCGAGGCTGCAAGGGTTATGCTAACTGAAGAGAAAGATGAAGAAATGAGGGCTTTTGCCCGTGAGGAGCTTGAAAGCATGATCAGCCAGAAAGATATCCTGGAAGAAGATACTCGTCTCTTACTCATTCCTTCTGATCCACAGGATGGCAAAAATGCCGTGCTTGAAATCAGGGCAGGTACTGGTGGTGATGAAGCCAGTCTTTTCGCCGGAGATCTGTATCGCATGTATACACGATTCTGCGAAACCCGCGGATGGAAATTAGAACTCGTGAGCATGGCCGAAGGTACTATGGGGGGATTCAAGGAAATTATCCTCGAAGTTAAAGGAGAAGGGGTTTACGGAGTGCTTAAATATGAATCAGGGGTTCATCGTGTTCAGCGTGTTCCTGCAACCGAAACCCAGGGCCGTGTTCATACTTCAGCTGCTACCATTGCCGTTCTGCCTGAAGCCGATGAATTTGATGTTGATCTCAAACCCAGCGATATCCGTAAAGATACCTACTGCTCTTCAGGCCCGGGTGGACAAAGCGTAAACACCACTTATTCTGCTGTCAGACTCACGCATGTTCCAACCGGAATTGTGGTCGCAATTCAGGATGAAAAATCTCAGATAAAGAATTTTGAGAAAGCCATGACGGTTCTTCGGACACGCATCTTTGAAAGAGAATACCAGAAATACCTGGATGAAATTTCAAAAAAAGAAAGACCATGGTTTCTTCAGGGGATCGTTCTGCCAAAGTCAGGACTTACAACTATCCTCAAAGCCGTGTGACAGATCACCGCATCAATATGACCCTTTATAACCTCTCAACCTTCATGGATGGTAATATCCAGGAAGTAATCGATGCCCTGCAACTGGCTGAAAATGCTGAACGGCTCAAAGCTGCTGTTGAATAATCAAATTTTCCAATTGCTGGGAAAGGGAATTTTTTGGCGGCGGGCGGAAACCACCCCCCCCCCCGGGGGGGAGGCTCCCCCACCCCCCAAAGGACAAAAAATTTATCATCCCTTCATCACCATCCCATGAATCGTCAACAACTCTTCGATCTGATCAGGAATAAAAGATCATTTCTTTGTGTCGGACTTGATAGTGATCTTCAAAAGATCCCCAGGCATCTCATGGATTTTGATGACCCTGTTTTCGAGTTTAATAAGGCTATTATTGATGCTACCTTGCCTTTTACTGTCGCTTATAAACCCAACCTGGCATTTTATGAGAGTCGTGGTTTGAAAGGAATGGAAAGCCTGCATAAAACCATGAACTATTTAGAAAAGTTCAAGGATGAGGTATTCACTATTGCTGATGCCAAACGCGGAGACATTGGTAATACATCTTCACAATATGCAAAGGCTGCATTTGATAAATCAGCATCAGGTTTTAGTTTCGATGCTATTACAGTTGCGCCTTATATGGGGGAAGATTCCGTATCTCCGTTTCTTGGATTCAATGGAAAATGGGTCATCCTTTTAGCATTAACTTCAAATAAAGGAGCTGATAACTTCCAGTTAAACAAGGATGCTGAAGGAATTCCTCTTTTTGAGAGAGTATTGGAAACATCCAGGCATTGGGGATCTCCTGATAATATGATGTATGTTGTGGGTGCCACCCGTGCAGAAATGCTGGCAGAAGTCAGAAAAATTGTCCCTGAGCACTTCCTTCTGGTTCCGGGTGTCGGAGCCCAGGGAGGTAGCCTGCAGGAAGTGGCCAGGTATGGAATGAATGACCACTGCGGACTCCTTGTTAATGCCTCACGTTCCATTCTTTTTGCTTCAGCTGATCCTGATTTTGCAGAAAAAGCAGCCGAAGAAGCATCCAGTATGCAAAAAGATATGCAAGCCCTTCTTATGCAGCAGGATCTTATTTAGCATTTCATCACCTCATCCTCACCCTTATGAATAAGAAATTGTTCCGGGTCATAAGTATTGTTTTGTTATCCCTGGCCTTGATCTGGCTCCTTTTACCAGTTTATTTGCGCAAAGCCATTGTGTATCAACACCCTGGAATTGACGATTACTCACTTTTCGCCAACAGGCAAGTTGCAAAGGGCATTCCCTTACCCTGGAAAAAACATCCGGAATACAACAAATTAGTAATAAACGATTCCTCTATTGCCTATTTCAGGCAATATGGAACAACGGCTTTTGTTGTGATTCAAAATGATAGCCTGCTGCATGAAGAATATTGGGATGGATATGCTGACTCTTCGCTAAGCAACTCATTTTCAATGGCAAAGAGCATCGTTTCACTGCTTATCGGTTGTCTGCTGGATGAAGGAAAAATTAAGAGTCTCGATCAGCCAATCACAGATTATATACAGGAATTCAAAGGTGAAGCATACCAAAACATCCGGATCAAAGATTTACTTAGCATGAGTTCCGGGTTAGATTGGGATGAAGCCTATTCAAGCGCTTTTTCAAAGACTACCCAGGCATATTATGGCCAAAACTTATCTGAATTAGTGACTTCACTCCAAATTGCTGAGGCTCCGGGAAAAATATTCAGATACAAAAGCTGTGATACACAACTACTTAGCATTATCATAGAAAAAGCTTCCGGTAAGAGTTTAGCAACTTATGCGTCGGAAAAATTATGGCAACCGCTGGGGGCTCAGTATGATGCTTACTGGAGTTTAGACACAGAAGATGGACATGAGAAAGCATACTGTTGTTTTAACAGTAATGCAACTGATTTTGCCCGAATCGGTCAGTTAGTGCTGGATACCGGCCAATTCAACCAGAAACAGGTTATTTCACGGGAATATATGATGGAAGCTACTTCTCCTGCAACCTGGCTTGTGAATGAATCTGGCGAGAAATGCGATTGGTACGGCTACCAGTTCTGGAGACTTACATACAAGGGAATGAATATTATCTATGCGAGGGGAATCCTGGGGCAATACATCTTTGTGATCCCGGAATTGAAAACGGTAGTGGTTAGGCTCGGCCATAAAAGGAGTGAAATAAAGAGAGGGAATGTTCCGGAGGATGTTTATATATATCTCGATGCAGCCATCAATTTGCTGAATTCCGGACCTATTTACTAATTCCTGTTCACCCTCGTGAAGACAAATGCACAAGTGCAGTGTAAATGTCTCACTATTGCCCCTTTTACTAAATGAAAAGGCTCTTCAGCATGTGTAGCCAATGCCGGATCAATTAGATAGGCACAAAAATAATAATGGCTGCCTGGTTGGGCAGCCATTAATCAAAGAAACTATCAATTATTGGACAATTGTGATCCAGTTATGAATATCCGGTTCATCACCATACTGAATTCCCAGCAACATTTTATATAATTTTGTTGAAACCTCTCCGGCTTTACCATCCTTGCAATAATGAAATTCCTGCCCGGTTACGGGATCCACGATTCTTCTTATCGGTGAAATAACAGCTGCAGTACCACATGCTCCGACTTCATCAAATTCTGCGAGTTCTTCAACAGGAATTTTTCTTCTTTCAACTGTCATTCCCATATCTTCAGCCAAAGTCATCAGGCTTTTATTAGTTATGGAAGGAAGTATTGATTCTGAAAGCGGTGTAATATACTTATTTCCTTTAATGGCAAAGAAATTGGCCGGGCCGGCTTCATCAATATACTTTTTCTCCCGGGCATCAAGGAACAAAGCAGAAGCAAAGCCTTGTTTATGGGCGCGTTCTCCTGCCATCAGACTGGCAGCATAATTGCCCCCGACTTTATATTTTCCGGTGCCAAGAGGGGCAGCTCTATCAGAATCATGAGCAATTTGAATACTAACCGGGTTAAACCCTTCCTTAAAATAGGGACCAACAGGTGAAACAAATACAAGCAACATATATTCATCGGCAGGTTTAACACCAACTCTTGGACCACTTCCAATTAATAGTGGACGAATATAGAGTGAAGCACCGGTTCCATAAGGAGGTACGAATTCCTTATTCATCTTTACCGCTGTAATGATGGCTTCTTTAAATAACTCAGCGGGTGGAACAGCCATCAATACTCCATTGGCCGAATCCTGCATCCTTTTTGCATTTTCTTCCCATCGGAACAGACGAATTTTCCCATCTTTGCCCATGTATGCTTTAAGTCCTTCAAAGGCTTGTTGTCCATAATGCAATGCTGTTGCAGCCATATGGATTGGAATGTATTCCGAATCAGAAATCTCCAGTTTGCTCCATTCACCTTCGCGAAAATAAGCCCTGATATTATAATTGGTCTTCAGGTAACCAAAAGGGAGGGTACTCCATTCAATGTTGGTCATTTTCGTATATCTTTTATTAATTATTATCCTGAAAACGAAGGACTTGAAAGGGATGCTACCCACAAGTCAAAAAAC harbors:
- a CDS encoding branched-chain amino acid aminotransferase codes for the protein MTNIEWSTLPFGYLKTNYNIRAYFREGEWSKLEISDSEYIPIHMAATALHYGQQAFEGLKAYMGKDGKIRLFRWEENAKRMQDSANGVLMAVPPAELFKEAIITAVKMNKEFVPPYGTGASLYIRPLLIGSGPRVGVKPADEYMLLVFVSPVGPYFKEGFNPVSIQIAHDSDRAAPLGTGKYKVGGNYAASLMAGERAHKQGFASALFLDAREKKYIDEAGPANFFAIKGNKYITPLSESILPSITNKSLMTLAEDMGMTVERRKIPVEELAEFDEVGACGTAAVISPIRRIVDPVTGQEFHYCKDGKAGEVSTKLYKMLLGIQYGDEPDIHNWITIVQ
- a CDS encoding OmpA family protein — encoded protein: MKIRSLVLIFSFIALSFSLQAQNRHWRAADDAFNNMQYNQALTKYKKALSKAKGKPDKEKISFQMAECYRLINNTKKAETAYKRISKTNYAEKNPIVFLYLAQAMMSNEKYEDALVFFEKYSEQAPDDVRGLNGVESCKLAKEWIDSPTKFNIKVEKPLNSKESDFSVAYADKLYNTIVFTSTRDAATGKSLDNWTGQSFSDLFIAKLDPKGQWSSPVLLETGNVINTGANEGNPALNSKFNQLYFTRCGNDKGSLQGCQVYVSRRSGRNWGDPKPLSLGGDSTTVFGNPSISPDELMIFFSSDLPNGEGGKDLWMAARKTAGDEFGKAINLGPAVNTAGDEMFPFLRNDTSLYFASNGHPGMGGLDIFRSTFSNGIWNKPVNLQYPVNSAGDDFAMIFNPEEDKGFFSSNRKGGRGGDDIYSFENPPVLFTLQGIVKDDNTLQIITGAVVKLTGSDGSSIEAKTDARGIYSFNKAQIKARTSYELVCVKDDYFNKKARETTVGLESSKDFTIDFMLERIPDKPVVLPDILYDLAKWDLKPQYQDSLQGLIKTLDENETIIVELASHTDSRGSDESNDVLSQKRAESVVNYLIERGIDPDRLVAKGYGERVPRKLAKDVTKDGFSFKSGTLLTTTFIDSLATKPIQEAAHALNRRTEFRILSKDFVPKTQNKAIVSQTQKVTVQINPEDNILRYLENPDQTMTISAVLNGINVDIVISEEGPGLSFSEDQVLKLLKEGAIGKTDFAGDAAKILGNNSVSDKAIFNVAEINIANKSSFDLEGTVLKKQKAAVLMNESVLKRFGKYSIDKEKKQIIFQ
- the pyrF gene encoding orotidine-5'-phosphate decarboxylase; translated protein: MNRQQLFDLIRNKRSFLCVGLDSDLQKIPRHLMDFDDPVFEFNKAIIDATLPFTVAYKPNLAFYESRGLKGMESLHKTMNYLEKFKDEVFTIADAKRGDIGNTSSQYAKAAFDKSASGFSFDAITVAPYMGEDSVSPFLGFNGKWVILLALTSNKGADNFQLNKDAEGIPLFERVLETSRHWGSPDNMMYVVGATRAEMLAEVRKIVPEHFLLVPGVGAQGGSLQEVARYGMNDHCGLLVNASRSILFASADPDFAEKAAEEASSMQKDMQALLMQQDLI
- a CDS encoding phosphoribosylformylglycinamidine cyclo-ligase, whose translation is MSDQLKYTLRGVSAAKEDVHAAISKLDKGLFPNAFCKVVPDFPGGDQDSCVVMHADGAGTKSSLAYLYWKETGDLSVWKGIAQDAIVMNTDDLLCVGITDGIFISSTIGRNKNLIPGEVISTIINGTEEFLEKMRSYGIGIFSTGGETADVGDLVRTIIVDSTVTARVKRNSIIENKIVPGNVIVGLASFGQSSYEDTYNGGMGSNGLTSARHDVFSRLYADKYPESYDTRLPQEVVYCGSKQLTDPSSIPGLDIGRLVLSPTRTYAPVIHKILEEFRGKINAMIHCSGGGQTKVLHFAGNVHIIKDNLFPIPPLFALIGEQSGTSLKEMYQVFNMGHRMELYLDQQYANDIIGISKSFGIDARIIGRVEASDHKTLTIKSDEQFFVY
- a CDS encoding serine hydrolase; this encodes MNKKLFRVISIVLLSLALIWLLLPVYLRKAIVYQHPGIDDYSLFANRQVAKGIPLPWKKHPEYNKLVINDSSIAYFRQYGTTAFVVIQNDSLLHEEYWDGYADSSLSNSFSMAKSIVSLLIGCLLDEGKIKSLDQPITDYIQEFKGEAYQNIRIKDLLSMSSGLDWDEAYSSAFSKTTQAYYGQNLSELVTSLQIAEAPGKIFRYKSCDTQLLSIIIEKASGKSLATYASEKLWQPLGAQYDAYWSLDTEDGHEKAYCCFNSNATDFARIGQLVLDTGQFNQKQVISREYMMEATSPATWLVNESGEKCDWYGYQFWRLTYKGMNIIYARGILGQYIFVIPELKTVVVRLGHKRSEIKRGNVPEDVYIYLDAAINLLNSGPIY
- a CDS encoding TldD/PmbA family protein, which translates into the protein MRIISSILTGILIIVFIQNQCIAQSSLIRIMKAEMEHEMNSLSKQEYPAYFMEYKIFDQYSLGIQASFGSVLTANIDSSRSFTAAVRLGSYKMDNTHALPEGSNPMLEPSQVMLPWTYDEQILRLEMWNATAYAYERSKDQYKQVLDARDDEGFKQDVDDFTKADALVYYEEVPESIINKSLLDEWKLKCSSLSSQFLEDTSFMAGTVFFATNQNRQHLVTSEGQEISQNKQSCMLMIMGLIRTTDNQLAVDMLTYSVNDPSELKSIENIRIDLQQMITRMKLMKDAPIAQPYSGPALLSPQAAGVFFHEIFGHRVEGHRLADMNDSQTFGDKLGKTVLPKYISISFDPTSKDYKGQHLTGSYKYDDEGILAKKVKVVENGVLQDFLMSRKPVKGFNQSNGHGRAMIGSGAVSRQSNMIVESEKTYNEAELRKKLISECKRQKKEYGYYFKQVSGGLTLNSVYMANVFTVFPTEIYRVYADGRPDEMVRQVSLIGTPLTMFSEIEAAGDDSELFPGFCGAESGSIPVTIVCPSFFVKKIETQKTPEFHVEKPFLVQPSATTISSN